The genome window ATGGAAATAAGACTGTTTAACCCTTATGAGGAGTCATGGACCAgaacttcctcctcctccattaaAGGTTCAGATCAACCaaatcacaaaaacacagatgaaaaatggTTATCCCCTTTAATGGTAGTTTATATAGTAGTAGTCGAGATTTGAATTAAGGAAGCAATGTATAAaatttaaggggatttagtggcatctagcagtgaggattgcagatcaCAACCAGCTTCCTCCGTGTTAGAATTCCTCCAGTTGTTCTAGAAGTGTTTACTGGGAgcagaattatccacagaggtctcttcttctccaaaacaaatggaccaggtgattaaaactggtaaaaacactgatttaattgttatacacttaagaaaacatactgtcacatacagtatatccccctaaaacctacacactagaccttgaAGTGTGAAAAGCACCAATAATCCCAATGACAAATTACTGCGAGTCCTACAGTGCTTCCTCTCATGCATTGGTCTCAGACATGGTGTTCCCAAGAAGAAAATGATCCCATGTTGCAAATAGCAATTAATATTCTGCAAATTTGTTAAGGTTGTAATTAAAATCCTCAAAACATTCTAACGCTCATTGTGTTAATGTATTCTTCTGTAGCTGGTGgatgtggagaggaggagacaagaATCCCACAGGAAAGCACAGGTGGTAcgttacagaaacacacagattcAAATCAAGTCAAGTGTATATACTTAGCACTTTACTAAAAACACCAATAAATAGACTGAaaaggtaagataagataaaaaaaaagataagatgAATATGATTTACTAAATGATGATCAACAGTCACTGCTCGTTGCCCTCCCCTTCAGTATTCCGGATGTGTGATAGCTCTGGCCACTGTCGCCACTGTGCTGCTGGCCACCATGACTCTCTATAACCTCCTGACACAAAGAGTTTCCTCCTCCCATCCTGCCCCAAGCAGCAGCCTCCATCTGCCCCAGGCCGAGTCCTGCTCAGACCCCTGCAAGTAAGcaaacacctgcacacactggGACACAATCATTTATTCAGCTTTCAAAACTGTCTATCATATCATCTGTTTTAATAACTGTAGTACAATGTAAGCACTATTCGATATTGATAATTGGAGAGCAAACTCAAAACGTGCAAAaactgatgatgtgatggtgtgtttttagcattttgtttgttggtttgttttttaaattgtgagGAAGGTGTGTACTGAGTGGGacattttatctatttatatGTCATATATTTGCAATAACCTAACATCCACCTGATCGATATATATATGTCAAGCTCTAATCTATAGACAAAACCATGAGTACAGATATTAATAATGATCATCAAgccattttctctctttcctgcTGTCAGAATTGTTCTGGTGGAGAGCATCCCAGAAGGACTGGAGTTTAATTCCAGCACCGTTCACCCCTCCATCTTCCAGGCCTGGCGCAATCTGATGGGCGAGGCTCGCAGCAGTGTCGACATCGCCTCCTTTTATTGGACGCTCACTAACGAAGACACTGGCACTCATGAGCCGACAGCCTATCAGGTCAGCTGGAGCTATGAATGGCCAAATGGCACAAGATGACTTTTATTgatcaaaaaaacaataatggaATGGATTAAGTACACATGGAGACGTTGACAGGCTTCTTAAAATTTGAACTagataaaacaagaaaatggtTTTCTTTGTGATTATAGCAGCATGAATATTTACagctttaaaataattttcttgcTGTGTGCACAGGGTGAGACCATTCTGAACACACTAGCTGAACTTTCGGGGAAGGTGTCTGTTCGTATCGCAGTGAACACACCACAGGAGAGTCAACCACGAGAAGACCTCAGACGGCTCAATGACTCAGGTGACACTGACTGTCTTCTACTTTGTACCCCCGAGTGTCAAACCTATGTGTGAACTCTCAGACAGAAAACATGGGGGGAAGAGGGGCATGActccttcctttcttctgtttttttgttcattttttgttttttgtttttttgtagctTTCATGTAATAATTAGtacttggtgtgtgtgtgtgtgtgtgtgtgtgtgtgtgtttcaggagcTAATATCAGGACAGTTAACATGAGAGAGCTCACCTCAGGCGTCCTCCACACAAAGTTCTGGGTTGTGGACAAGAAACACATTTACATTGGTAGTGCCAACATGGACTGGAGGTCCctcacacaggtacacacagacacacacacataacattcACTCACAAATATCAGTCAGTATTTCCTTATCGTGTATGTGTCAAGTAGAATTTCTTATATGATTTACCAGAATATTTTCATTACTTTGTGGACAGTATCAGTGTTTTGCACTGTAATCATGGGAGGAAGTGAGTATTCCAGTCTGATGAAGGACCCTGGGCAATATCTGTGAAATTGGATGAAGGAATTTGTTTCTTCTGCTTTTAAGAGGAAGTTCTTGTGTTGGCTCAACCCTTGGTCACATGCCATGGTGAAAGAATAGTTTAGATTTGCTTTAAAACTGTGATGGTTTCAAGCCACATCTTAATTTTAGCTTTGCTAATCAGATATTTAGTATTCATTTTGCTGAGTTGTCAGTGCTATAAAGATCCTGTTCTTAGGAGATTGCACCAACATCCCAcaggtttgtgtttgtctgagaCCAACATAGAGACATTTCTTTCCTGTAGAATTTAAGATCTCAGTAATTACCATTTATTCCAAGATTAGTGTAGAAACGTATGGAAAATATTGTCCTGATGTAATACACTAATTCTGTAGTTTTAGACATCTGTCACCTCTTACATTCTGACTGGTTTGagcaaagaaaaataatttgcacACTGATGTGATCAGTAGTCATTAGAGGCATTAAATTACaatcttaaaaagaagttaaagaGTTGTTGCCTGTTCAAACGATGGAAAAGGGAATTGAACTCTTTCGGAGTCATGCAGTATCCTAGTGAGagcaaaatgtacaaaatagtttttttccACGTTGcttctgctgttttttgtttttgtttttgttttgtttttccatttattGCCACAGTTTTAAAATCTAGAACCTGTAAAATGTGTGATTGAGTTGATGTAAGTTGATATTCTGCTGTTTGACTGTAGGTGAAGGAGCTGGGTGCAGTGGTCTACAACTGCAGCTGCTTGGCTGCAGACTTGGGTAAGATCTTTGAAGCCTATTGGTTCCTGGGGGAGAGTCAGTCAATCCCATCACCTTGGCCCACCAGCTTTTCCACCCTCTACAACAAGGACACACCCCTCCAGCTTCCACTCAACAACACGCCGTCCAACGTCTACCTGTCGGTGAGATATATATACAGggagagtttgtttgtttttgttttttcagtatgTTAATTGGAAAAACCTTGTCTGTTTGTAATGCTGcttcttaaaggaacagtgtgtaagattggagagatttagaggcatctagtggtgaggactgcagattacaaccagctgaaacttctcccaatTGTAAGTCCTtgagtgttcattgttcagcaggtttttactgggagccaaattatccgcagaggtctccttctctccaaatcaaaagaaaaagttgtttctttgacactgtttggcacgCTACAGACAGGCCACTCGCCCAGTGCCTGCTAGGTGTGCTCCCCTTTTTTCtaatccagatgttcaggaggtttttactgtgagtcAGATTATCTGCAGATCATTCCCCCTCCAGAACAAACGGACTTGATGATTTAACCCAgtgaaaatactgaataaagttTCAAGTTACgaatcagtgtttctttgacactgtttggcatttTCAAATGGGCCATAAGCCTAGCCCctgtgtgtgctcacctttttttctctgataacttgagATCCagttgtttaggaggtttttaatgGGAGCTGAATTGTCCACAAAGgattcctcctctccaaaataagCAGACCAGTTGCTTTATACTGGTAAATACACAGAATAAAGAagtttcacttaaaaaaaaaaaatctgtttttcctgATGCTgcttctaactacagtggctgacacaaaaacatgaatgggccgatctagagccaatgtttggtttgtctgttctgggctactgtagaaacatggcagtgcaacatggcaatctctatAGGCGAGGActtgctccctgtgtagatataaacagctcattctaagataacagaaacacaattcttatttttaggtgattgtacactgaagaaaacacatttattatgttttattccatttctgccaatacatccctcaaaatcctacacactggacctttaaaactgaAACTCAACTCTTTTGACTCACTTATTTGAGTGGTGAGTTGACAGTAACCCCTGAAATGTATTACAGACCATTTCCTTTAATAACAATGTCTATGAACAAAAGTCTTTCTGTACCCAAGTTTGAAACCAAAAATACCCCACAGCCCAGTGCTGTTCTTCTACCCTAAATGTACTTATAATGACCACTGGTCCTTCGTGGTTTATCATTTGGTTCGGCTCCCATACTGTTTCAAATGTTGCTAAAATGAACAAGTAATTTACGAGATGTCTTCTCTCTCCTCGCTCTCTCTCAGAGTTCCCCTCCGTCTTTCTGTGCAGCCGGCAGGACTCCAGACCTTCAATCCATCCTCAGTGTGATGGAGGATGCCCAGAGCTTCATCTACATCGCTGTCATGAACTACCTACCCACCATGGAATTCTCACATCCTAAAAGGTACAGCTGTCTTGTGAATCAGAACCACGGTGAGGATAGTTtttagaagagtcagagttacATTTTGCTGTGAAATCTTGTACAGATGTCTGTGGTATCTGGATGATGCTAACATTGGCATTTAGCGTCCTGCCACCATTCAGCTTTTATGATTCATGTATGAATGAGTGTAAACACATGCAGAAATCTGGAACAAAAAGTCatgatttaaaatgttattacgCTACAATTTATCAAAACTGTATCTAACATGTGGAATTTTTAAGCCAGTTGCAGCTATAGACACCGCTAACTACTACTGAACTACTAAAAGCGCTATCCTCTTCGATTTTTGGTTGCACATTGTTTGAAGCATTTCCTTTGAGCCGTAAATCAAGCCTTTATTTTCCTGGAAGATTGTACCCAGTGGCAGACAGAGTTACATATTGAAAGTGAAGCTTATAGGGAACCAGTCTAAACTCCAATGGCGTCTCTTTTTCatagccattacattgtgcaatcaacatttatttcataatgataagttaaagcagAAAACGTTCCACTGTTtcctcttaaagggaaatttcagtttatttcaacccgtctcctatcgtcctaaatttgtttcaagtgactagtgacatagaaataatagttagcatgttagccattagcctagatacagctgtagcatcagacctgttaaaacgtaagtgaacgggcatcctttcagtgcaaagttagtccactaaacaagctttttctccacaaagaccgcctcatatcgttaggataaatgtcagagaacatatagaaaacgacatgtaaacgtgttgtcttaccttaccggtgtgctgccatgtttgtttaccatttagctaaggctgcaactggtcccattccttgcaacagaggcattcctcttctgtgggcactggggcacagcattcacaggtaacgttacaccaccaatctccagagctacgcagccttgcagcagccattcctcctctctcgtcctctacctgttgcgcctctctctctctcctccgttcttcagtttcacaaagctcttcgtcagtgtattctggctcaaaaaaaataagggcggccatcaaactctgcaaaatcaaattcctcctccacaaagtcgaagtctggcaaaaagtcagccattattctataaatctttcataaaataaatgaatgaacttttcaggctactgtccggttctgccttccagctgttgctgcttgttctcgtgagatttcaggcacggtatgagatcgctgcctgttctcgcgatatttcggccgcgctttgggaagcagaggtaaatggTAAACACACCGTAAGGTAAGACAgcaactctgaagaccacctaaatgtggaatgttagtatataggctttccacatcgagagtcgatggccgcccttatttatttgagccagaatacactgacgaagagctttgtgaaactgaagaacggaggaggagagagagagaggcacaacaggtagaggacaagagaggaggaatggctgctgcaaggctgcgtagctctggagattggtggtgtaacgttacctgtgaatgctgtgccccagtgcccacagaagaggaatgcctctgttgcaaggaatgggaccggttgcagccttagctaaatggtaaacaaacatggcagcacactggtaaggtaagacaacacgtttacatgtcgttttctatatgttctctgacatttatcctaacgatacgaggcggtctttgtggagaaaaagcttgtttagtggactaactttgcacttgaaaggatgcccgttcacttacgttttaacaggtctgacgctacggctgtatctaggctaacggctaacatgctaactattatttctatgtcactagtgacttgaaacaaatttaggacgataggagacgggttgaaataaaccaaaatttccctttaaatttgACGTCTCATGTATTAATGCTTTTTGCATGGCGCCCTCTGCAGGTACTGGGCAGACATCGACACCCAGCTGAGGCGAGTCGGGTACGAGAAGCGGGTCAAAGTGCGCCTGCTGATCAGCTGCTGGGCTAGCACCCAGCCAGTTATGTTTCCCTTCCTGAAATCTCTGGCCTCAGTTTATGACCCCAAGAGCAAACTGGACATTCAGGTGGTACGTACAGCTTCTGTATctatttataataaaaaaaacaaagacctgGTCATGGTCATGTGCCATTGAGAAAGGAGGTTGTACATATTAAAATGATGCATATTGCATAGTAAAAACAATAACCTGATGACCTCTTGTTTTCTTTATGCAGAGGCTGTTTGTGGTGCCTGCCAGCCCCAAACAGAAGGACATTCCCTTTGCCAGAGTCAACCACAACAAATACATGGTGACTGACAAGATAGCCTACATAGGTAAAGCTGTGTACACACTGCATggttatataataatataatatataataaccaCATCTGATTGTACACCTTAAGATGTGTCACCTGTCTAATCAGCAGCATCTCcaagaaaaagtgaaaaatgggCTAAAATATagtctgtgtttttctcacCTCAGGTACATCCAACTGGTCAGGTGACTACTTCGTAAGCACAGCCGGCTCAGCATTGGTTATCAACCAGACTGCATCACAGTCATCGGAGCaaactgtccaatcacagctgaAGGCTGTGTTTGAGAGGGACTGGGACTCTGCCTACAGCACTCCTCTTACCCAGCACTCAAACCTCAAAGACTTTTGTTAGTTTCACCAGCCAATATTAGAAATACCATCTCAGTATGGACACATATTACAGTGCTGTAGTTTCACTGTTATTTTAGAATTTAAACTTTCAGGCATTTTGCACAAGCCAGCTATCACAGTGAACACGGAAACTCTTGAGCTGAAAAATCAGCCACAGACGACCCCTCAGCAGAGCAGAGTTTCCCTGTTTGCTAAGGTCCAAAGGTACTTGATCTCCAGTGAACCTGGACTATCACAGCTTTAGTGCCAAACTCCTATTTGACCGGAGTAATGTGCCATGACACCAGTAAATGGCCCAGTTCTGTCAGTCTTAACACTTTCAAGGGTTGTGCAAGAGTGCCTCTGTTATTTTAAGGCAAGAAGTACTTTGAATCTCTTTGCTGAGTCTATCAAGGCTGGTCTGGGATTCAAACTACACATGTGGACAATAAGCCAGATCCAATGTGAGTTACCTCGCATCGTACCAGAATGTACTGTGACATATGGTCAACATTGACAAACCATGAACAGGAAGTTCA of Epinephelus lanceolatus isolate andai-2023 chromosome 4, ASM4190304v1, whole genome shotgun sequence contains these proteins:
- the pld3 gene encoding 5'-3' exonuclease PLD3 — its product is MKTDITYNQLVDVERRRQESHRKAQVYSGCVIALATVATVLLATMTLYNLLTQRVSSSHPAPSSSLHLPQAESCSDPCKIVLVESIPEGLEFNSSTVHPSIFQAWRNLMGEARSSVDIASFYWTLTNEDTGTHEPTAYQGETILNTLAELSGKVSVRIAVNTPQESQPREDLRRLNDSGANIRTVNMRELTSGVLHTKFWVVDKKHIYIGSANMDWRSLTQVKELGAVVYNCSCLAADLGKIFEAYWFLGESQSIPSPWPTSFSTLYNKDTPLQLPLNNTPSNVYLSSSPPSFCAAGRTPDLQSILSVMEDAQSFIYIAVMNYLPTMEFSHPKRYWADIDTQLRRVGYEKRVKVRLLISCWASTQPVMFPFLKSLASVYDPKSKLDIQVRLFVVPASPKQKDIPFARVNHNKYMVTDKIAYIGTSNWSGDYFVSTAGSALVINQTASQSSEQTVQSQLKAVFERDWDSAYSTPLTQHSNLKDFC